The Pseudomonas allokribbensis genome has a window encoding:
- a CDS encoding Com family DNA-binding transcriptional regulator: protein MLKECRCGKCNRLLARVGEFTELQIKCSRCGTLNHEKATSLERSPLSDMKAESSATNHST from the coding sequence ATGTTAAAAGAATGCAGATGCGGAAAATGCAACAGACTTCTCGCCCGGGTGGGTGAGTTTACCGAGCTCCAGATCAAATGTTCCCGATGCGGGACGTTGAATCATGAGAAGGCCACGAGCCTCGAGCGATCGCCTTTGAGCGACATGAAAGCGGAATCCTCCGCGACAAATCATTCGACTTAA
- a CDS encoding putidacin L1 family lectin-like bacteriocin, with protein MAGRTRTPFQRSGTSILPAYQTMSPGQFLLSPNGRFKLLLQPDGNLALQDNGAVVWIANETTPYTSTVPLRYQVPVQLYVQFGAFLDDPLRGRTWLTNNSGFTSEDQWNRTHMALQNDGNIVLVDSLPIWNGTPSLPLDPGGGAYLFGGTTELAMGVPYFAGDGALIFQGDGNVVNYGPNWSVRWASYTQNKGAVRAVFQNDGNFVIYAANNVPIWQSGTGGHPGATMRLQPNGSLAIVQETPVWARFGFTPTARRRKVYYPDNTSAEHNGTDPYPTYGHIGWEF; from the coding sequence ATGGCTGGACGTACACGTACTCCGTTTCAACGAAGCGGTACTTCGATTCTCCCTGCTTATCAAACAATGTCTCCGGGACAGTTCCTGCTTTCGCCAAACGGCCGGTTCAAGTTGCTGCTGCAACCCGACGGCAACCTCGCGTTGCAGGACAATGGCGCAGTGGTTTGGATCGCCAACGAAACTACCCCTTACACTTCCACCGTTCCATTGCGATATCAGGTGCCGGTGCAGCTGTATGTCCAATTTGGCGCGTTCCTCGATGATCCGCTCCGCGGGCGTACCTGGCTGACCAACAACTCTGGCTTCACTAGTGAAGATCAGTGGAACCGCACTCATATGGCGTTGCAGAACGACGGCAACATCGTTCTGGTCGACTCTCTGCCGATCTGGAATGGCACTCCATCCCTTCCGCTTGATCCAGGTGGTGGTGCGTATCTGTTCGGCGGTACAACCGAACTGGCGATGGGTGTTCCGTACTTTGCCGGTGACGGCGCCTTGATCTTCCAAGGGGACGGCAACGTCGTGAACTACGGCCCTAACTGGAGCGTTCGCTGGGCCAGCTACACCCAGAACAAGGGTGCGGTTCGAGCTGTATTTCAGAATGACGGTAACTTCGTTATTTACGCAGCGAATAACGTACCGATCTGGCAGTCGGGCACCGGCGGGCATCCTGGCGCCACCATGCGACTGCAGCCGAATGGCAGCCTGGCGATTGTCCAGGAAACCCCGGTTTGGGCTCGTTTTGGCTTCACGCCAACAGCGCGTCGACGGAAGGTTTACTACCCCGACAACACCAGCGCCGAGCATAACGGTACAGACCCATACCCGACCTATGGTCACATCGGTTGGGAGTTCTGA
- a CDS encoding MFS transporter, with amino-acid sequence MDSLHRLLELIDRFGLLIAGLVGAVVASWWHKDDLTDWRAWIVFLITGVACSIYLTSMVSAYLGVTEPKIVAGIGFLLGAFGGSLLAAINRAIKSADLWALIRQRFGGGNP; translated from the coding sequence ATGGATTCTCTACATCGCCTGCTCGAGCTCATCGACAGGTTCGGATTGCTGATCGCAGGATTGGTCGGCGCCGTTGTCGCCAGTTGGTGGCACAAGGACGATCTGACGGATTGGCGTGCCTGGATTGTTTTTCTGATTACGGGAGTCGCCTGCTCGATTTATTTGACGAGCATGGTCAGCGCCTACTTGGGTGTAACCGAGCCGAAGATCGTCGCAGGTATCGGCTTCCTGCTTGGGGCGTTCGGTGGTTCGCTGCTTGCAGCTATCAACCGCGCCATCAAATCCGCTGACCTCTGGGCGCTTATTCGCCAGCGGTTCGGGGGAGGCAACCCATGA
- a CDS encoding putative metallopeptidase, translated as MRRPIPPPDLLQSAAISLSPAPEVWDWLQSEILADTGSIHNEEHAHLIDADIRVMWASSAFTKKGRTVVGQAEQVAFRAGGWQKARMEQQMMDWFGDVPAYIITLAADYCAQCSDADFCALVEHELYHIAQATDKYGQPAFTQEGLPKLEMRGHDVEEFVGVVRRYGASPAVQELVDAANNPAEVGKMNIARACGTCLLKSA; from the coding sequence ATCCGACGACCGATCCCGCCTCCGGACCTGCTTCAGTCAGCGGCTATATCGCTGAGCCCAGCTCCTGAAGTGTGGGATTGGCTCCAGTCCGAAATCCTCGCCGATACCGGCAGCATCCACAACGAAGAGCATGCCCATCTGATTGATGCGGACATTCGTGTGATGTGGGCGTCTTCTGCGTTTACGAAGAAGGGGCGCACGGTGGTGGGCCAGGCCGAGCAGGTCGCATTCCGTGCTGGAGGTTGGCAGAAGGCCCGAATGGAACAGCAGATGATGGATTGGTTCGGCGACGTGCCGGCCTACATCATTACGCTCGCTGCCGACTACTGCGCCCAGTGTTCCGACGCTGACTTCTGTGCCCTGGTCGAACACGAGCTGTATCACATAGCCCAAGCGACCGATAAGTACGGTCAACCAGCGTTCACTCAGGAAGGCTTGCCCAAACTTGAGATGCGCGGACACGACGTGGAAGAGTTCGTCGGAGTTGTCCGACGCTACGGTGCAAGCCCGGCAGTTCAAGAGCTGGTGGACGCTGCAAACAATCCTGCCGAGGTAGGGAAAATGAACATTGCGAGGGCCTGCGGAACCTGTCTGCTCAAGTCGGCCTGA
- a CDS encoding DUF2280 domain-containing protein, with translation MAALRDEVKAFVVQALACFDTPSQVVASVKETFGIDVTRQQCEAYDPTKYVGRSLNQKWKTLFEDTRARFREETAEIPIANRAYRLRAMNRFVEKAETMKNIGLAMQILEQAAKEVGDVYVNRQKKADAEDEPTVPTAVTVQVINARKPDAEPECSAG, from the coding sequence ATGGCCGCACTCAGAGACGAGGTGAAAGCCTTTGTTGTACAGGCGCTGGCCTGCTTTGACACGCCATCTCAAGTGGTGGCCTCGGTCAAAGAAACCTTCGGGATCGATGTCACCCGCCAGCAGTGCGAGGCATACGACCCCACCAAATACGTCGGGCGGAGCCTGAACCAGAAGTGGAAAACGCTGTTTGAAGACACACGCGCCCGCTTCCGAGAGGAGACCGCCGAGATTCCGATCGCGAACCGCGCCTACCGCCTCCGCGCCATGAACCGGTTCGTGGAGAAGGCCGAGACGATGAAGAACATCGGCTTGGCCATGCAGATCCTGGAGCAGGCCGCGAAGGAAGTCGGCGACGTCTACGTGAACCGGCAGAAGAAGGCTGACGCCGAGGACGAACCCACGGTGCCGACTGCTGTAACTGTTCAAGTGATCAATGCGAGGAAGCCGGATGCCGAGCCTGAATGTTCCGCAGGCTGA
- a CDS encoding terminase large subunit domain-containing protein: protein MPSLNVPQADFLQLPHKFRGFVAGFGSGKTWVGCAALCKHVWEWPGINSGYFAPTYPQIRDIFFPTIEEVAYDWGLKVKTKESDKEVDFYSGKQYRSTTICRSMEKPQTIVGFKIGHALVDELDVLPSLKAQHAWRKIIARMRYNVDGLKNGVDVTTTPEGFKFVFQQFVKQIREKPALAEMYGLVQASTFDNELNLPDDYIPSLMESYPEQLIRAYLNGQFVNLTSGSIYHAYDRKLNQCFDTVQPGEPLFIGMDFNVGKMAAITHVKRDQGMPRAVDELMDGYDTPDMIRRIKERYWEHTGNDFRKTCEIRIYPDASGDSRKSVNASLTDIAMLKQAGFTVIAPAANPPVKDRINAMNAMFCNAQGERRYLVNPFTCPTYADGLEQQIWAPNGEPDKSQGNDHANDGGGYFIHREYPIVKPVTSMKMGVAR from the coding sequence ATGCCGAGCCTGAATGTTCCGCAGGCTGATTTCCTCCAGCTTCCGCACAAATTCCGTGGCTTCGTCGCTGGGTTCGGCTCGGGCAAGACTTGGGTTGGCTGCGCGGCGCTGTGCAAGCACGTGTGGGAATGGCCGGGAATCAACTCCGGATACTTCGCACCGACCTACCCGCAGATCCGCGACATCTTCTTCCCGACCATTGAGGAAGTGGCCTACGACTGGGGCCTGAAGGTCAAGACGAAGGAGAGCGACAAAGAGGTCGACTTCTACAGCGGCAAGCAGTACCGAAGCACCACGATCTGCCGGTCGATGGAAAAGCCGCAGACAATCGTCGGTTTCAAGATCGGCCACGCGCTGGTCGACGAGCTCGATGTGTTGCCCTCGCTGAAGGCACAGCACGCCTGGCGCAAGATCATTGCGCGGATGCGCTACAACGTCGACGGGCTGAAGAACGGCGTAGACGTGACCACGACCCCGGAAGGGTTCAAGTTCGTCTTCCAGCAGTTCGTGAAGCAAATCCGCGAGAAGCCGGCGCTGGCTGAGATGTACGGGCTGGTCCAGGCCAGCACCTTCGACAACGAGTTGAACCTACCGGACGACTACATTCCTTCGCTGATGGAGTCGTACCCCGAGCAGTTGATCCGCGCGTACCTGAATGGCCAGTTCGTCAACCTGACGTCTGGATCGATCTATCACGCCTACGACCGCAAGCTGAACCAATGCTTCGATACCGTCCAGCCCGGCGAACCACTGTTCATCGGCATGGACTTCAACGTCGGCAAGATGGCGGCGATCACCCACGTCAAACGTGACCAGGGTATGCCGCGTGCAGTGGATGAGTTGATGGATGGCTACGACACGCCGGACATGATCCGTCGCATCAAAGAGCGGTACTGGGAACACACCGGCAACGACTTCAGAAAAACCTGCGAGATCCGGATCTACCCGGACGCCTCCGGCGATTCGCGCAAGTCGGTCAATGCCAGTCTCACCGATATCGCCATGCTCAAGCAGGCAGGCTTCACGGTCATCGCGCCGGCGGCCAACCCGCCAGTGAAGGACCGCATCAACGCCATGAACGCGATGTTCTGCAACGCTCAGGGCGAGCGTCGTTACCTGGTCAACCCGTTCACCTGTCCGACATACGCCGACGGCCTGGAACAGCAGATCTGGGCGCCCAACGGCGAGCCGGACAAGAGCCAAGGCAACGACCACGCCAACGACGGCGGCGGTTACTTCATTCACCGCGAGTACCCGATCGTTAAACCGGTCACCTCAATGAAAATGGGAGTCGCCCGATGA
- a CDS encoding DUF4055 domain-containing protein codes for MTDVTFTRPEYTAAQYRWRLVRDVRKGSETIKAAGDRYLPRPNAADTSEDNKARYEAYKKRAVFYNATGRTKHSLVGAVFRTWPTLTVPGALDYVARDVDGQGVSVYQQSQSVIGHLLEVGRHGLLVDYAAVVAGTVSRADELSGRARANIASYTAESIINWKTRQVGGQHLLSLVVLRETVDVDTNDGFGSEQVVQYRVLRLDSTGMYTQEVWEEGSSKTSQVVAPFTPLNGAGRPWEVIPFQFVGSENNDTTIDDAPLYDMAEVNIGHYRNSADYEEAAYLVGQPQPWMAGLDEQWRDHMEKNGIFLGSRAPWILPVNGTCGVWQALPNTVAKEAMDAKKQDMVSLGARLIERGSAVKTATQADNDSAAEHSVLSLVVSNVSEAYSQCLEWMAEFVNAPGEVVYKLNQDFSQITLDATILVALFNAVQGGKLPEGDFWQYLRDRGVINPEKTDDEIRDELEAQSTGPALDDTEVIPNGGKPSNP; via the coding sequence ATGACGGACGTCACTTTTACCCGTCCCGAGTACACGGCGGCGCAGTACCGCTGGCGCTTGGTGCGCGACGTCCGCAAAGGGTCGGAAACCATCAAGGCTGCTGGCGACCGTTATCTGCCGAGGCCCAACGCTGCCGACACCAGTGAAGACAACAAGGCGCGCTATGAGGCGTACAAGAAGCGGGCAGTGTTCTACAACGCCACCGGACGTACGAAGCACAGCCTTGTCGGCGCAGTGTTCCGCACCTGGCCAACGTTGACGGTGCCTGGCGCACTTGATTACGTGGCCAGAGATGTCGACGGGCAGGGCGTGAGCGTCTACCAGCAGTCCCAGTCGGTGATCGGGCATCTGCTCGAAGTGGGCCGTCACGGGCTGCTGGTGGATTACGCAGCAGTCGTGGCCGGAACGGTCAGCAGGGCGGACGAACTCTCCGGCCGAGCCAGGGCAAACATCGCCAGCTACACCGCAGAGTCAATCATCAACTGGAAGACGCGGCAGGTCGGCGGCCAGCACTTGCTGAGCCTTGTCGTACTGCGCGAGACGGTGGATGTCGATACGAATGACGGTTTCGGCAGTGAGCAGGTTGTTCAGTACCGCGTATTGCGTCTGGATTCGACCGGGATGTACACGCAGGAGGTGTGGGAGGAGGGTTCGAGCAAGACCTCGCAGGTTGTCGCCCCGTTTACGCCGCTGAATGGGGCTGGCCGACCATGGGAGGTGATCCCGTTCCAGTTTGTTGGCAGCGAAAACAACGACACCACCATCGACGACGCTCCGCTGTACGACATGGCCGAAGTGAATATTGGTCATTACCGGAACAGCGCGGACTACGAGGAAGCTGCCTATCTGGTGGGTCAGCCTCAGCCGTGGATGGCGGGTCTCGATGAGCAGTGGCGCGATCACATGGAAAAGAATGGGATATTTCTTGGCTCCCGGGCCCCATGGATTCTTCCGGTCAACGGCACCTGTGGTGTCTGGCAGGCCCTGCCAAACACAGTCGCCAAGGAAGCCATGGACGCGAAGAAACAGGACATGGTTTCGCTCGGCGCCCGGTTGATTGAGCGAGGCAGCGCGGTGAAGACCGCCACCCAGGCCGACAACGACAGCGCCGCAGAACACAGTGTCCTGTCGCTGGTGGTCAGCAACGTCAGCGAGGCATACAGCCAGTGTCTGGAGTGGATGGCCGAGTTTGTTAATGCCCCCGGCGAGGTGGTCTACAAGCTCAACCAAGACTTTAGCCAGATCACTCTGGACGCGACGATCCTGGTCGCACTGTTCAATGCAGTTCAGGGCGGTAAGTTGCCGGAAGGTGACTTCTGGCAGTACCTGCGCGATCGCGGCGTGATCAACCCGGAGAAGACAGACGACGAAATCCGGGACGAGCTGGAGGCGCAAAGCACCGGGCCGGCCCTGGACGACACAGAGGTGATCCCGAATGGTGGCAAACCAAGCAATCCTTGA
- a CDS encoding minor capsid protein, translating into MVANQAILDATIRHAVFLEQLKSGEVAKFAPFLKEIDRSIRERLTRADLTDYTVARLERLLSEVDSLLLGIFDRYSEKLNLDLVDIANYEAEFEATSLTRAAPVGVSFDAAVPGAAAIRAAILTNPLSVRGADGGKLLKSFIEGFTSTERQRLTGAIRQGFFEGQTNFQIIKNIRGTKALKYNDGILATTNRNAGSIVRTAVQHVATQARMETLKANSDVVPSVEWVSTLDTKTTSQCRTLDKRRFKLTEGPRPPIHINCRSTVVAVTRFSDLFAEGATRSSIGDAGAQQVRADLSYYDWLKQQPAAFQDKAIGPVRAKLFREGGLSVERFAELQLDRNFAPMTLTQMKAIEPLAFERAGLTL; encoded by the coding sequence ATGGTGGCAAACCAAGCAATCCTTGATGCCACGATCCGGCACGCCGTATTTCTCGAGCAATTGAAGTCGGGGGAGGTGGCGAAGTTCGCGCCATTCCTCAAGGAGATCGACCGCTCGATCCGTGAGCGGCTGACCCGGGCCGACCTGACGGATTACACCGTCGCTCGGCTTGAGCGGCTGCTGAGCGAGGTCGACAGCCTGCTGCTGGGTATCTTCGACCGGTACAGCGAGAAGCTGAACCTCGACCTGGTGGATATCGCCAACTACGAGGCCGAGTTTGAGGCGACCAGCCTGACCCGGGCGGCGCCGGTTGGCGTTTCGTTCGACGCGGCGGTGCCTGGTGCTGCTGCGATCCGCGCTGCAATCCTCACCAACCCGCTCAGCGTGCGCGGCGCGGATGGCGGCAAGCTGCTCAAGTCGTTCATTGAAGGCTTCACCAGCACCGAGCGGCAACGCCTCACTGGCGCGATCCGGCAGGGCTTCTTCGAAGGCCAGACCAACTTCCAGATCATCAAGAACATTCGCGGCACCAAGGCGCTGAAGTACAACGACGGCATCCTGGCCACGACCAACCGCAACGCCGGTTCGATCGTTCGGACTGCGGTGCAGCACGTCGCCACCCAGGCGCGCATGGAAACGCTGAAAGCGAATTCCGATGTCGTGCCGTCGGTGGAATGGGTCAGCACGCTGGATACGAAGACGACCAGTCAGTGCCGGACGCTCGACAAACGCAGGTTCAAGCTCACCGAAGGGCCGAGGCCACCGATCCACATCAACTGCCGCTCGACAGTGGTGGCGGTGACGCGCTTCAGCGATCTGTTCGCCGAGGGCGCTACGCGATCATCCATTGGCGATGCTGGCGCGCAACAAGTGCGTGCCGACCTCAGCTATTACGACTGGCTCAAACAACAGCCGGCGGCGTTTCAGGACAAGGCCATTGGCCCGGTTCGGGCGAAGCTCTTCCGCGAAGGTGGTCTAAGCGTCGAGCGATTCGCCGAGCTGCAGCTTGATCGCAATTTTGCACCGATGACACTTACTCAGATGAAGGCAATTGAGCCCCTTGCGTTTGAACGCGCGGGGCTAACCCTTTAG
- a CDS encoding major capsid protein, giving the protein MATTVNSDMIVYNDLAQTAYLERIQDVMDIFNGSSNGAIILDNELIEGDLRKRSFYKLGGSIAHRDVNSVAAVAGQKIGSGEMVGVKVPFKYGPYETTEEAFKRRARSPEEFSELVGQDYADAVLEGYIQYAMAALKASIGANANMVAKASFATDGKKALTKGMRKFGDRFGRIALWTMDSATYFDMVDQAITEKVYEEAGVVIYGGQPGTMGKPVLVSDTIPTETIFGLQAGAVKITESQAPGFRSYNIDNQENLAMGFRAEGTFNMDLLGYSWKDSTGGVNPNLAAIGAGANWSKYANSDKATAGVLIDLSAP; this is encoded by the coding sequence ATGGCGACTACCGTCAACTCGGACATGATCGTTTACAACGACCTTGCCCAAACCGCCTACCTGGAGCGCATCCAGGATGTAATGGATATTTTTAATGGTTCGTCGAATGGCGCCATCATCCTCGACAACGAACTGATCGAAGGTGACCTCCGTAAGCGCTCCTTTTACAAACTCGGTGGCTCGATTGCACACCGCGATGTGAACTCGGTCGCTGCTGTCGCTGGCCAGAAAATCGGCTCCGGCGAAATGGTCGGCGTGAAGGTGCCGTTCAAATACGGTCCTTACGAAACCACCGAGGAGGCATTCAAGCGCCGCGCTCGCTCGCCGGAAGAGTTTTCTGAGCTGGTGGGCCAGGATTATGCCGATGCGGTACTCGAGGGTTACATCCAATACGCCATGGCTGCGCTGAAGGCTTCCATCGGTGCCAATGCCAACATGGTTGCCAAGGCTAGTTTCGCCACCGACGGCAAGAAGGCGCTGACCAAGGGGATGCGCAAATTCGGTGACCGTTTCGGTCGCATCGCTCTTTGGACCATGGATTCGGCAACTTACTTCGACATGGTTGATCAGGCGATCACCGAAAAGGTGTACGAAGAGGCAGGAGTGGTCATCTACGGTGGTCAGCCAGGCACCATGGGCAAACCGGTTTTGGTGTCCGATACCATTCCAACTGAAACCATCTTCGGGTTGCAGGCGGGGGCGGTGAAAATCACCGAGTCCCAGGCGCCAGGCTTCCGCTCCTACAACATCGACAATCAGGAAAACTTGGCGATGGGGTTTCGGGCTGAAGGCACGTTCAACATGGATCTTCTCGGCTACAGCTGGAAAGACTCTACTGGTGGCGTCAACCCGAACTTGGCAGCAATCGGAGCTGGTGCCAACTGGTCCAAGTACGCGAACAGTGACAAGGCAACCGCTGGCGTTTTGATCGACCTTTCCGCGCCGTAA